A genomic region of Arachis stenosperma cultivar V10309 chromosome 9, arast.V10309.gnm1.PFL2, whole genome shotgun sequence contains the following coding sequences:
- the LOC130950375 gene encoding uncharacterized protein LOC130950375, translating to MASQGPVSSQKSSRRRRTLTCNCGEPPVLRWSKTPDNPGRRFWGCVYFDIGKEYTFFSWADGVAEIEEAEVARLKMKISTLKAKLVYAKCKLLVAVIFGVLGWFMVILMVYLWVKNGTHLRLGY from the exons ATGGCTTCCCAAGGCCCTGTATCATCACAAAAAAGTAGTCGGCGACGACGAACGCTGACGTGCAACTGTGGTGAACCCCCTGTACTGAGATGGTCGAAGACACCAGACAATCCCGGCCGGAGATTTTGGGGTTGTGTATACTTTGAT ATTGGGAAGGAGTACACATTTTTTTCCTGGGCGGATGGAGTTGCAGAGATAGAAGAGGCTGAGGTTGCAAGGTTGAAGATGAAGATTTCCACCTTGAAGGCTAAATTAGTTTATGCCAAATGCAAACTGTTGGTGGCTGTAATTTTTGGTGTGTTGGGTTGGTTTATGGTGATTCTAATGGTTTATCTGTGGGTGAAGAATGGAACCCATTTGAGGTTAGGGTACTAA